In Lactococcus garvieae subsp. garvieae, the following proteins share a genomic window:
- a CDS encoding S1C family serine protease: MAKKNIASLLITGVAGGAIALGGSAIYQNMTNTPSSNNTSDNSVSTVNVQVNTDTTKAIKKISNTVVSVLNYQKSSSSNDFEKILGGGDTSSNDSNTPQLAGEGSGVIYKKDGNTAYIVTNYHVIEGASSLEVLMAGGQKVTAEVVGSDAYSDLAVLKIDAKYVKETATFGNSDKLTVGEPAIAVGSPLGSEYANSATEGIVSSLNRNVTLQNSQGQTINVNAIQTDAAINPGNSGGALINIQGQVIGITSSKITSTPSGTSGSGVSVEGMGFAIPANDVVNIINKLEKDGKVIRPALGVQMVNLSSLSQNMLASLNLPENVTNGVAIAEVQSGMPAAKAGLKQGDVIVKINDDEITSSMNLQSTLYKSSIGDTIKVTYYRDGKQATANIKLDKTSSDINFDKQN, encoded by the coding sequence ATGGCAAAGAAAAATATCGCCTCATTACTTATTACGGGCGTAGCCGGAGGTGCTATCGCTCTTGGAGGTAGTGCTATCTACCAAAACATGACCAACACACCATCATCTAATAACACTTCGGACAATTCTGTAAGTACGGTTAACGTCCAAGTCAATACAGATACCACCAAAGCAATCAAGAAAATTTCGAACACTGTTGTTTCCGTTCTTAATTACCAAAAATCGTCCTCAAGCAACGATTTTGAGAAGATTTTAGGTGGAGGCGATACAAGCAGCAATGACAGTAACACGCCACAGCTGGCTGGTGAAGGTTCTGGTGTTATTTATAAAAAGGATGGCAATACAGCATACATCGTCACCAACTATCACGTGATTGAAGGTGCTTCTTCCTTAGAAGTTCTCATGGCTGGCGGCCAAAAAGTTACTGCTGAAGTTGTTGGTTCTGATGCTTATTCTGATTTAGCTGTCCTCAAAATTGATGCTAAGTATGTCAAAGAAACAGCAACATTCGGTAACTCTGACAAACTTACTGTTGGTGAGCCCGCTATCGCGGTTGGTTCTCCTCTTGGAAGTGAGTATGCCAACTCAGCAACGGAAGGGATTGTTTCAAGTCTTAATCGTAATGTTACGCTGCAAAACAGCCAAGGCCAAACAATTAATGTGAACGCAATTCAAACCGATGCAGCAATTAACCCAGGTAACTCTGGTGGTGCACTCATAAATATTCAGGGACAAGTCATCGGTATTACTTCAAGTAAAATTACCTCAACACCAAGCGGAACAAGCGGCAGTGGTGTTTCTGTAGAAGGAATGGGCTTTGCGATACCAGCCAATGATGTGGTCAATATTATCAATAAGTTGGAAAAAGATGGCAAAGTTATTCGACCTGCTCTCGGTGTACAAATGGTCAACTTGTCAAGTCTTTCACAAAATATGTTGGCTTCACTTAATCTTCCTGAAAATGTGACAAATGGTGTTGCTATCGCTGAAGTTCAATCAGGAATGCCTGCTGCCAAAGCTGGACTCAAGCAAGGTGACGTTATTGTCAAAATCAATGATGACGAAATCACTTCAAGTATGAACCTTCAAAGTACACTTTATAAGTCATCGATTGGTGATACGATTAAGGTAACTTATTATCGTGACGGAAAACAAGCTACTGCAAATATCAAGTTGGATAAGACAAGTAGTGACATCAACTTTGACAAACAAAATTAA
- a CDS encoding glycosyltransferase family 4 protein — protein sequence MKILLYLEAEQILSRSGIGRAMKHQQRALDLMQVEWTQNPNEDYDILHLNTYGPQSWRMLKKAKKAGKKVIFHGHSTEEDFRDSFLGSNLISPLFKRYLMRFYRQADLVITPTDYSAGLLRGYGLTCPILPISNGIDLNKYQAKPEKEEAFRQYFKIKDEQKVVICAGLYFKRKGIDDFVKVAEKMPNVQFIWFGYQNLWTIPGWIRRLVKKNHPDNVCFPGYIKGDIYEGAMTAADAFFFPSREETEGIVVLEALASHQDVVVRDIPVYKGWLDTTSASLATDVDGFVAELEKVLNGTIDKTENGYQVAQTRAIEHVAAELAAAYRQTLEL from the coding sequence ATGAAAATATTACTTTATTTAGAAGCCGAACAAATTTTGAGCCGCTCAGGAATTGGTCGTGCGATGAAACATCAACAAAGAGCATTGGATCTAATGCAAGTAGAGTGGACCCAGAACCCCAATGAGGACTATGACATTCTCCATCTCAATACTTATGGCCCCCAAAGTTGGCGGATGCTCAAAAAAGCTAAAAAAGCTGGGAAAAAAGTCATCTTCCATGGCCATTCTACAGAAGAAGACTTCCGAGATTCATTTCTCGGTTCTAACTTAATTTCACCTCTGTTTAAACGCTACTTGATGCGCTTTTATCGTCAAGCTGATTTGGTGATCACGCCTACAGACTATTCAGCTGGGCTTTTACGTGGCTATGGCTTGACTTGCCCTATCCTGCCTATCTCCAATGGGATTGATTTGAACAAATATCAAGCAAAGCCTGAAAAAGAAGAAGCTTTCCGCCAATATTTTAAGATTAAAGACGAACAAAAAGTGGTCATTTGTGCCGGACTTTATTTCAAACGGAAGGGTATTGACGATTTCGTTAAAGTTGCCGAAAAAATGCCAAATGTCCAGTTCATCTGGTTTGGTTATCAAAACCTCTGGACCATTCCTGGTTGGATACGTCGACTCGTTAAAAAGAACCATCCTGATAATGTATGCTTTCCTGGTTATATCAAAGGCGACATTTATGAGGGAGCAATGACTGCTGCTGACGCCTTCTTCTTCCCTTCACGTGAAGAAACCGAAGGTATTGTGGTTTTAGAAGCATTGGCCAGTCATCAGGATGTTGTGGTACGTGACATCCCAGTTTATAAAGGATGGCTCGATACCACGTCAGCTAGTTTAGCCACAGATGTTGACGGTTTTGTAGCGGAGCTCGAAAAAGTACTGAACGGCACAATTGATAAAACAGAAAATGGCTATCAAGTTGCACAAACACGCGCCATTGAGCATGTCGCCGCTGAACTCGCTGCTGCTTATCGCCAAACCTTGGAGTTATAA
- a CDS encoding glycosyltransferase family 4 protein, with product MRIGIFTDSYFPQISGVATSIQSLTIELEKLGHQVFIFTTTDPHADVDHEPENIIRFQSVPFVSLAERKIVIKGVFAAYQIAQTYQLDIIHTQTEFGMGLLGKMVAQQLQIPVIHTLHTKYEDYVHYIAKGHLIRPSMVKYIIKNFLRGSEAIICPSQMVLDTVNGYGIDLPKRIIPTGIDLSRFKRDEITHEEIQDLRHSLGLKDDETMLLSLSRIAAEKNIQAVVAALPQLVEQIAVKLIIVGDGPYMKNLQEQVTELGMEEYVVFTGAVENTKTAYYYKAADFFISASTSETQGLTYLEALAAGTRVLATVNPYLTQLIDDKEFGRLFASDEEIVDTVIAAVRESQTIDQEKFAKKLYEISAENFAQQVYNFYQDTIVEYQARKNSEHFLEEFDVVTQKWSRQMKRSIRREKIRAQYLTKKATKLAKNLQNYVKIDKENMK from the coding sequence ATGAGAATCGGAATTTTTACAGACAGCTACTTCCCACAAATTAGTGGTGTGGCTACAAGTATTCAAAGCTTGACTATTGAGTTAGAAAAACTCGGGCATCAGGTTTTTATCTTTACTACAACAGATCCCCACGCTGATGTCGATCATGAACCTGAAAATATCATACGTTTCCAAAGTGTGCCATTCGTGTCACTTGCTGAACGTAAGATTGTAATCAAGGGAGTTTTTGCTGCTTATCAGATTGCACAAACTTACCAGCTTGATATTATCCACACACAAACAGAGTTTGGGATGGGACTCTTAGGAAAAATGGTCGCGCAACAGCTTCAGATTCCTGTCATCCATACTTTACATACAAAATATGAGGATTACGTCCATTATATTGCTAAGGGACATCTGATACGCCCAAGTATGGTGAAGTATATCATCAAAAACTTCCTTCGTGGTAGCGAGGCTATTATTTGCCCAAGCCAAATGGTCTTAGATACTGTGAATGGCTATGGCATCGACTTGCCTAAACGAATTATTCCCACAGGGATTGATTTGTCTCGTTTCAAACGTGATGAAATTACACACGAAGAGATTCAAGACCTACGTCATAGCTTAGGCCTTAAAGATGATGAAACAATGCTTCTTAGTCTCTCCCGGATTGCGGCAGAAAAAAATATCCAAGCAGTTGTGGCAGCCTTGCCACAATTGGTTGAACAAATTGCTGTAAAATTGATCATTGTCGGAGATGGTCCATATATGAAGAATCTTCAAGAGCAAGTGACTGAGTTAGGGATGGAAGAATACGTTGTCTTTACAGGAGCTGTAGAAAATACAAAGACGGCTTACTACTATAAAGCCGCAGACTTTTTCATTTCAGCCTCTACTTCTGAAACACAAGGTTTAACTTATCTTGAAGCACTGGCTGCCGGTACACGTGTTCTAGCAACCGTAAACCCATATCTCACACAGCTTATTGATGATAAGGAGTTTGGCCGTCTCTTTGCTTCTGATGAAGAAATCGTCGATACGGTCATCGCAGCGGTACGGGAAAGCCAAACAATTGATCAAGAAAAATTTGCTAAAAAATTGTACGAAATTTCTGCCGAAAACTTTGCACAACAAGTATATAACTTCTATCAAGACACTATCGTTGAGTATCAAGCACGTAAAAATTCTGAGCATTTTTTAGAAGAATTTGATGTCGTTACTCAAAAATGGTCAAGACAAATGAAACGTTCTATTCGTAGAGAAAAAATTAGGGCACAATATTTAACAAAAAAAGCAACTAAACTCGCTAAAAATCTACAGAATTATGTTAAAATAGATAAAGAAAATATGAAATAA
- a CDS encoding DUF1797 family protein, whose product MKSHLMAIMDRLNRLIETADPKETYNFEREGEVIATVSFVPEETAFSIKYPKQKDVAIFDDIDLVAIELYDMIY is encoded by the coding sequence ATGAAATCACATTTGATGGCAATCATGGATCGTTTGAATCGTTTGATTGAAACGGCTGATCCAAAAGAAACTTACAACTTTGAACGCGAAGGTGAAGTTATTGCAACTGTAAGCTTCGTGCCAGAAGAAACTGCCTTTTCTATCAAATATCCAAAACAAAAAGATGTTGCTATCTTTGATGATATCGACCTTGTAGCAATTGAACTTTACGATATGATTTATTAA
- a CDS encoding BMP family lipoprotein gives MNKRILTLGALALASVTVLAGCRGRNTESAGAATDLKVALVPSTGGVDDRSFNQSAWEGLQEWGKENGLSQSKGINYFNASAVSEYTTNFNSAVSAGYGLIFGVGFDLQEATSQAAKNNPDTKFTIIDSVIKGEDNVASATFADQEAAYLAGVAAAKTTKTDKVGFVGGMQSDIITAFEKGFTAGVKSVNTDIKIEVQYAGTFTDAAKGKTIAAAMYGSGNDVIYQAAGGSGAGVFSEAKALNATKNEADKVWVIGVDQDQEYLGNYKSKDGKDSNFVLASSVKEVGVAVKDIANKTKEDKFPGGQVLNYNLKNGGVSLAKDNLSDKTWKEVEAAKQNIIDGKVTVPEK, from the coding sequence ATGAATAAACGAATTTTAACACTTGGCGCACTTGCACTTGCCTCAGTAACTGTTCTAGCTGGTTGTCGAGGACGTAATACTGAATCAGCGGGTGCTGCAACAGACTTAAAGGTAGCACTTGTTCCAAGTACAGGTGGGGTAGATGACCGTTCCTTTAATCAATCTGCCTGGGAGGGCCTACAAGAGTGGGGCAAAGAAAATGGTTTGTCACAATCAAAAGGCATCAACTACTTTAACGCAAGTGCTGTTTCTGAATATACAACCAACTTTAATTCCGCTGTTTCAGCAGGCTATGGTTTGATATTCGGTGTAGGATTCGACCTCCAAGAAGCAACCTCACAGGCAGCCAAAAATAATCCTGATACAAAATTTACAATTATTGATTCAGTGATAAAAGGAGAAGACAATGTTGCCTCAGCAACTTTCGCAGATCAAGAAGCAGCTTATCTGGCGGGGGTAGCTGCAGCAAAAACCACTAAAACAGATAAAGTCGGTTTTGTTGGCGGGATGCAATCCGATATTATCACTGCATTTGAAAAAGGTTTTACAGCTGGGGTAAAATCAGTGAACACTGATATAAAAATTGAAGTGCAATATGCGGGTACCTTTACTGATGCAGCCAAAGGTAAAACCATCGCTGCAGCAATGTATGGTTCAGGTAACGATGTTATTTATCAAGCAGCAGGCGGTTCTGGTGCCGGTGTCTTTTCTGAAGCTAAAGCTCTTAATGCCACAAAAAATGAAGCAGATAAGGTGTGGGTCATTGGAGTAGACCAAGATCAAGAGTATCTTGGAAATTATAAATCTAAAGACGGAAAAGATTCTAACTTTGTCTTGGCTTCATCTGTTAAAGAAGTTGGCGTTGCTGTAAAAGATATTGCAAACAAAACCAAGGAGGATAAATTCCCTGGCGGGCAAGTTCTTAACTACAACCTAAAAAATGGTGGGGTAAGTCTTGCCAAAGATAACTTATCCGATAAAACTTGGAAAGAAGTTGAAGCAGCAAAACAAAATATTATTGATGGTAAAGTTACAGTGCCGGAAAAATAA
- a CDS encoding tRNA1(Val) (adenine(37)-N6)-methyltransferase, translated as MTKIELKAGERIDQIAASNVQIIQSREVFSFSIDAILLARFPRLPKKGKIVDMCAGNGAVGLFASSMTQAHITEIELQERLAEMAQRSIKLNGLEEQMTVINDNLNKSLDYINTSTVDLIFCNPPYFKLDEASHINDNHHYTLARHELATNLDEIFETSKRLLKTNGHLALVHRPDRFFEIVDKMRAHNLIPKRIQFVYPKANQAANILLIDAIKDGKAGGEVFLPPLIVHGEDGAYTEEVHKIYYGEA; from the coding sequence ATGACTAAAATCGAATTAAAAGCTGGTGAACGCATAGATCAAATCGCGGCATCAAATGTCCAGATTATTCAAAGTCGAGAGGTTTTTTCCTTTTCGATTGATGCTATTCTCCTCGCAAGATTTCCGCGCCTTCCTAAAAAAGGAAAAATTGTGGATATGTGTGCGGGAAATGGAGCGGTAGGCCTTTTTGCTAGCTCCATGACCCAAGCACATATTACAGAAATTGAACTGCAAGAGCGTCTAGCAGAAATGGCACAGCGCTCTATTAAACTAAATGGCTTAGAAGAACAAATGACTGTTATCAATGATAACTTGAACAAGTCTTTAGATTATATCAATACCTCAACAGTTGATTTAATTTTTTGTAATCCACCATATTTTAAGTTGGATGAGGCGAGCCATATTAATGATAATCACCATTACACACTTGCACGCCATGAGTTAGCGACGAATCTTGATGAAATTTTTGAAACCAGTAAGCGTCTTTTAAAAACAAATGGTCATTTGGCTCTGGTCCATCGCCCTGATCGTTTTTTTGAGATTGTAGATAAAATGAGAGCTCATAATCTGATTCCCAAACGCATTCAGTTTGTTTATCCCAAAGCCAATCAAGCAGCAAATATACTACTGATTGATGCGATTAAAGATGGGAAAGCTGGGGGGGAAGTTTTTCTTCCACCTTTGATTGTTCATGGAGAGGATGGCGCTTATACAGAAGAAGTTCACAAAATCTATTATGGTGAAGCATAA
- the tgt gene encoding tRNA guanosine(34) transglycosylase Tgt — protein MTEHAIKYRLIKKEKHTGARLGEIITPHGTFPTPMFMPVGTQATVKTQSPEELKEMGSGIILANTYHLWLRPGDELVAQAGGLHKFMNWDQPILTDSGGFQVYSLVQNKKNISEEGVKFKSHLDGRELFLNPEKAISIQNNLGSDIMMSFDECPPFYQPYDYVKASVERTSRWAERGLKAHQRPHDQGLFGIVQGAGFEDLRRQSARDLVSMDFPGYSIGGLAVGESHAEMNAVLDFTTPLLPEDKPRYLMGVGAPDSLIDGVIRGVDMFDCVLPTRIARNGTAMTSFGRVNIKNAKYELDFTSLDPECDCYCCSNYTRAYLRHLFKADETFGLRLLSYHNLHFLINLMTNVRQAIMDDNLLEFREDFCEKYGYNKPNAKNF, from the coding sequence ATGACTGAACATGCAATAAAATACAGACTGATTAAAAAAGAAAAACATACAGGCGCGCGTCTCGGTGAAATTATAACGCCACATGGGACTTTTCCAACACCTATGTTCATGCCTGTAGGGACACAAGCCACGGTTAAGACACAATCTCCAGAAGAACTCAAAGAGATGGGTTCTGGGATTATTCTTGCCAATACCTATCACTTGTGGCTTCGTCCAGGAGACGAGCTTGTTGCTCAAGCAGGCGGATTGCACAAATTTATGAACTGGGATCAGCCTATTTTAACAGATAGTGGCGGCTTCCAAGTCTATTCTTTAGTACAAAACAAGAAGAATATCAGTGAAGAAGGGGTTAAGTTTAAAAGTCATCTTGACGGTCGCGAACTTTTCCTCAATCCAGAAAAAGCAATTTCAATCCAAAATAATTTAGGCTCTGATATCATGATGAGCTTTGATGAGTGTCCCCCTTTCTACCAACCTTATGATTACGTCAAAGCTTCTGTGGAACGTACGTCTCGTTGGGCAGAGCGTGGCTTAAAAGCGCATCAACGTCCACATGATCAAGGACTTTTTGGTATTGTACAAGGTGCTGGCTTTGAAGATTTACGCCGCCAATCTGCGCGTGATCTCGTCAGCATGGATTTCCCTGGCTATTCTATTGGGGGGCTTGCTGTAGGTGAGTCACACGCTGAGATGAATGCCGTCCTTGACTTTACAACACCACTTTTACCAGAAGATAAGCCACGCTATTTGATGGGGGTTGGTGCACCTGACAGTTTGATTGACGGTGTTATTCGTGGTGTAGACATGTTTGACTGTGTACTCCCTACACGTATTGCGCGTAATGGTACAGCAATGACAAGTTTCGGCCGTGTGAATATTAAAAATGCCAAATATGAGCTTGATTTCACATCCCTTGATCCAGAATGTGATTGCTATTGCTGCTCAAACTACACCCGTGCTTATTTGCGCCATTTATTCAAGGCAGATGAAACGTTTGGACTGCGCCTTTTAAGCTACCATAATTTGCATTTCTTGATTAACTTGATGACAAATGTTCGTCAAGCTATCATGGATGATAATCTTCTAGAATTTAGAGAAGATTTTTGTGAAAAATATGGCTACAATAAGCCAAATGCTAAGAACTTTTAA
- a CDS encoding DUF975 family protein, whose amino-acid sequence MKFKDLKERAKDALRENFGAKLRLFLIPIFWGIISTNMTYQSNYNSNMDTVNNFDANTMTTGLLLSILLGILIGGLIGLMISVIIDVITVGARFNYIKIYRGERENPRFKNVFTPFKDGSWTKIFVLHLVTALLIALLTVTIIGIPFAIYLGLGWSQKDYILFDQLESGTYTGIWGVLNASAQVMRGSRGEYFLFLLSFILWYILSGITLGLAKFWTTPYIEMSTIAYYQNLIDTKRHMNQTAY is encoded by the coding sequence ATGAAGTTTAAAGATTTAAAAGAAAGAGCCAAGGACGCTCTGAGAGAAAACTTTGGCGCTAAATTACGTTTGTTCTTGATTCCAATTTTCTGGGGAATTATCTCAACAAACATGACTTACCAATCCAATTATAATTCCAATATGGATACGGTCAATAATTTTGATGCCAATACTATGACCACAGGACTATTACTTTCTATACTCCTAGGAATACTTATCGGCGGGTTGATTGGTCTTATGATCTCGGTCATTATAGATGTCATCACCGTTGGTGCACGTTTCAATTACATTAAAATATACCGTGGAGAAAGAGAAAACCCACGCTTTAAAAATGTTTTTACTCCTTTTAAAGACGGCAGTTGGACGAAAATTTTTGTTCTTCACTTAGTGACTGCACTTCTCATTGCTCTTTTAACGGTGACGATTATTGGTATTCCTTTTGCTATATATCTTGGCTTAGGTTGGTCTCAAAAAGATTACATTCTTTTTGACCAATTAGAATCTGGGACTTATACTGGTATTTGGGGCGTGCTTAATGCATCTGCTCAAGTAATGCGTGGATCACGTGGGGAATATTTCCTCTTCTTGTTGAGCTTCATCTTATGGTATATCCTCTCAGGTATTACTTTAGGTCTTGCTAAATTCTGGACAACCCCATATATCGAAATGTCTACTATCGCTTATTACCAAAACTTAATCGATACGAAGAGACACATGAATCAAACTGCATATTAA
- a CDS encoding MFS transporter: MKKEKLWTPSFIINMLLNFIYYLVFYIPTIVIGTYAMAKYNASAGTAGILTGLFIVGSLFARLWAGNNISKWGVKKMLLMGTSIYLLFGLAYYLVPSVESLLVLRFLHGIGFGIATTASGTLAGATVPSSRRGEGIGYYALSVTMSSAIGPFLSMFLYGKYGFTLLIHLSNVLLLLALIGIFFIKVPHTTVARTESVKKKFSWSNYFEKKAVSISVIGMLIGIAYSSILAFMNTYSSEIGLATAGSLFFLIYALAILVSRPVTGRIFDIKGDNYVMYPVFIFFAIGLLLIGLAQSSILLLLAAIFIGLGYGSFSPFGQAIAIRSSGVDRLGVATSTFFGFLDMGVGFGPFIMGLLVPFLGYRNLYYASAIFIVLIIVIYYFTHGKKVKKEAQ; the protein is encoded by the coding sequence ATGAAAAAAGAAAAGTTATGGACACCAAGTTTTATTATTAATATGCTACTCAATTTTATATATTATTTAGTATTTTATATTCCAACGATTGTTATTGGTACATACGCGATGGCAAAGTATAATGCTTCAGCGGGTACAGCCGGAATTTTGACAGGACTTTTTATTGTTGGTAGTTTATTTGCACGTCTTTGGGCGGGGAACAACATTTCTAAATGGGGCGTTAAGAAAATGCTCCTTATGGGGACAAGTATTTATTTGCTCTTTGGCTTGGCATACTATCTTGTACCAAGCGTTGAGAGCTTGCTTGTTCTTCGTTTCCTGCATGGGATTGGTTTTGGTATAGCAACAACAGCTTCAGGGACTTTAGCAGGAGCAACGGTTCCTTCTTCTCGCCGAGGTGAAGGTATCGGTTATTATGCTTTATCGGTAACGATGTCTTCAGCTATTGGCCCTTTCCTCTCCATGTTTCTTTATGGTAAATATGGTTTTACACTCTTAATTCACCTTTCAAATGTGCTCTTGCTGCTTGCACTTATTGGTATCTTCTTTATTAAAGTGCCTCATACAACTGTAGCGCGTACAGAAAGCGTTAAGAAGAAATTCTCTTGGTCAAATTATTTTGAAAAGAAAGCTGTTTCTATTTCTGTAATAGGTATGTTGATCGGTATTGCTTATTCAAGTATTTTGGCCTTTATGAATACCTATTCCTCAGAAATTGGGCTTGCAACCGCTGGCTCTCTGTTTTTCCTTATTTATGCCTTAGCCATATTGGTTTCACGGCCTGTAACCGGTCGTATCTTTGATATCAAAGGTGATAATTATGTGATGTACCCTGTCTTTATCTTTTTTGCAATTGGCTTGCTACTGATCGGCTTGGCACAGTCTTCAATCCTTCTACTACTGGCTGCTATTTTTATTGGGCTGGGTTATGGTTCATTTTCACCTTTTGGTCAAGCTATTGCAATACGTAGCTCAGGCGTTGATCGTTTAGGTGTAGCCACATCGACATTTTTTGGCTTTTTAGATATGGGTGTAGGCTTTGGTCCCTTCATCATGGGACTTCTCGTTCCGTTTTTAGGTTATCGTAATTTGTATTATGCATCAGCAATATTTATCGTTTTAATCATTGTTATCTACTATTTCACTCATGGGAAAAAAGTAAAAAAAGAAGCTCAGTAG